The DNA segment CTGCCAGACGAGGTCCTCTCCGCGCGGTGAACACAGACGGCGCGGATTGTTCACGCGCGCGTGGAATGGCTCGGAGGCCTGTCTGTAAGGTCCGGGACCATGAGCGATCCGAACTTCGTGAATCAGGGCCCTGGAGCCATTCCGCCGACGCCGGAGGCTGAGCCGCCGAAGGCACCGTCGCGGGGCAAGGTCCTGGGCATCCTGGTCGCGCTGATGGTCGTGGGCGTGGTCGGTTCGTACTTCGGCCTGAGGCGGCAGTCCGAGGCGCCGGTGGTGACGGCAACGCCCGTCGTGGACGCTGGCGTGGCGGAGGTGCCTCCGGAGGTGTCGCTGCCGGAGAGCGACGGCCGCATCCGCGACCTGGTGGGCAAGCTGTCGGTGGACCCGGAGCTGGCGAAGTGGCTCCAGGAGCGCGACCTGGCGCGCCGGTTCACCGCGTCCGTGAGCAACATCGCTGAAGGCGAGAGTCCTCGGGCTTCGCTGTTGTTCATGGCGCCCGTGGGGGCGTTCCAGGTGGGCGCGGCCGGGGCGAACGGGCGCTCGGAGATCGCGCCGTTGAGCTACGCGCGCTACGACCTGGTGGCCCGGGTGCTGGGGTCGCTGGACGCGTCCGGCGCGGCGATGGTGTACCGGGAGCTGAAGCCGCTCTTCGACCAGGCGTACCGGGAGATTGCACCACCGGATCAGCACTTCGAGACGGCGTTCGGCCGGGCCATCCAGCACCTGCTGGCGGTGCCGGTGCCGAAGGGGCCGGTGGAGGTGGAGTCCAAGGGCGCGCTGTATGTCTATGCGTCGCCGGAGCTGGAGGGCCTGAGCAAGGCCCAGAAGCACCTGTTGCGGATGGGCCCGGGGAACATGCGGCTCATCCAGGCGAAGCTGCGGGAGCTGCGCACGGCGCTGAACCTGCCGACCCCGGCGCCAGCCACGCCCGAGCCGTTGCCGGATCAGGCGCCGGGGCAGTCCGAAACGCAGGAGTGACGGCTACCTGGACTTCTTCTTGCCGCCCTTGGCGGGCGGCGGAGGCGGCTTGGGCTTTTCCTTGTCGCCGATGATCTGGAACGAGGCCCGGAGGTCCTCGACGTCGCGGCCGATCGAGTCCTGGAACGACGTGCCGGTCTGTGAGTCCACGACGAGGGTGTACGAGTAGCCGGTCTTGAGTGGCTGCGGCAGGTGGATGCGGTACACGAGGCCGTCATCGGCCTCGGACACGGAGTCGTCGGAGACCATGGCCCGGTCGGCTTCGTCCATGAGCCGGACGCGGTAGTTCTTGAGGCCCAGGGTGCTGCGCAGCTCCAGGTCGGAGGTGGGCTCCACGAGCGGCTTTTCCTCCAGGGCCAGGGGGATGAGCGCGGTGCCGCCATCCGGCGACAGGTACTGGAGCGTGAAGACCACGGCCTCGGGACCCGAGTCCGGGGCCGCCGTGGCGCTGGTGACGCCGCCGTCCACGGGGGCCTGGGCCGTCTTGTCAGGGCAGCCCGTCAGCAGGGCCGCGGTGAGGCCGCAAAGCGCGGCGAGTCCGGTTCGTCGGAAGAGGCGCATGGGGCGGCAAGGTACGTTCCGGAACCGGGCTCGGGAAGCACGAGATTCCACGGCGTGACGGCCGGAGGTTGGTGGCCGACGGTGGCGCCTCACCGTGCTATCAGTTTTCGCCTGATGGGCGGGATGACGGAGAGCGAAGCCGTGACGTTGATGCAGGGCGCTCGCGAGCTCGAGGACGGTTGGCGGCAACACTGCATCGACATGTATGCGAGGTGCCAATCCACGAAGAAGCCGCATTGGGGCGGTCCCTGTGGCGCGTGCATGGAACGCTGCAAGGGGCAGCGGCAATGGCCATTCGACATGTGCGGACCGGGGGTAGCGCAGTGACGTCCGATGATTGGCGAAAGGTGATCGACCTGGGCCTGGCGCTCGCGAACGGCGCGGACCTGCCGCAAGACCCCGAGATGCCTGAGCTCCTGCGCAGGATGGCTCCCCAGGTGGGAATGACCCGCGCGGAGGCCGACAACGCACTTGCCAGAGCGGTGGATACAGCCTCGCTCGTGAGGGAGATTCATCGACGGACCCGTGAGGGTACGTATCGCCTCGGGCGAGCATTCGGAGCGTCCGACTCGCTCAAGGCGAGCGGGGACAGGGCCGGGGCCCGGAAGGTGCTTGAGGACGCGATGGCGGTGGAGGTCGTGCCGCTTTACCGGGCACAGCTCCAGGCGTACCTGGACCACGTCGATGATCCCGACGACACATGAACGGCGGAACCAAGGCGCGGGCTGGGCCGATTGCGCGGACGTCCACGGAGGCCCTGGGCGGGCTGGGGAAGCGCCTGGAATCCTTGGGGGACCCCCAGCCGTAACGTCTGATAAGAAGCGTTATGTAAACTAAGCCTCTGGGGTCCCAGGCCTCTGGGGTCCCAGGTGGGGTTCGTTGAGGCCCGTTCCCTGCCCGGCGCCGTGGCACCATCCGCCGCGATTCCGCCGGTTCCGGCTCATCACGAGGCTCTTTCGGCGCATGGACTCCCCTCATTCCGACGACGTCACCCGGGGTTCGCTTGGTGAGGTCGCGCGGGTCTTCCTCCGGCTGGGGCTGACGGCCTTCGGGGGCCCTGCCGCGCACATCGCCATGATGGAAGACGAACTTGTGCGGCGGCGCCGGTGGCTGCCCCGTGAGGAGTTCCTCGACCTGCTGGGCGCCACCAACCTCATCCCGGGCCCGAACTCCACGGAGCTGGCCATCCACCTGGGCCACCGGCGTGCCGGCTGGCCCGGACTGCTCGTGGCCGGCACGTGCTTCATCGTCCCGGCGATGCTCCTGACGCTCGCGGCGGCGTGGGCCTACGTGCGTTTTGGCACCCTGCCGCAAGCCGGCGCCCTGCTGTACGGCGTGAAACCCGTCATCCTGGCCGTGGTGCTCCAGGCCCTGTGGGGCCTCGGTAAGACGGCCCTGACGACGCGCCCCCGGATCGCCGTGGCCGCCGGTTCAGCCGTGGCGAGTGCTCTTGGCGTCAACGAACTGCTCATCCTGGCCCTGGCCGGCGGTTCCCTGGCGGCCTGGAACCACTTTCGATCCGCTCCAGCTTCCAGGTCGGCGCTCACGCTGACGCCTTTCGCCCTCCACGGCGTCACAGTCATGGCTGCCACGGCCGCCGTGCCGTTCAGCTTGGGTGGCCTCTTCCTGTTCTTCCTCAAGGTCGGCAGCGTGCTGTTCGGCAGCGGCTACGTCCTGCTTGCCTTCCTCCGAGCGGATCTCGTCGAACGCTGGGGCTGGCTCACCGAGGCCCAGCTCCTGGACGCGGTGGCCGTGGGCCAGTTCACGCCGGGCCCAGTCTTCACCACGGCGACATTCATCGGCTACCTGGTGGGCGGAACGCCCGGCGCGGGGCTCGCGACGCTGGGCATCTTCCTGCCCGCCTTCGTCTTCGTCGCCCTCAGTGGCCCCCTGGTGCCCCGGCTTCGTCGATCCCGGACTGCGGGCGCGGTGCTCGATGGCGTCAACGCGGCCTCGCTGGCCCTCATGGCCGTGGTGACGTGGCAGCTGGGACGCGCGGCCCTGGTGGATGGCTGGACGGTGGTCCTGGCCGCGCTCGGGGCGCTGTTGCTGCTCCGCTGGCGGGTCAACTCCGCGTGGCTGGTGCTGAGCGGAGCCGCCGCCGGGCTGCTGCGGGCTTGGTTGTGAAGCCATTCCCGTAGACGCTCTCGCCTGTCACCGGGCGGCGCCTTGTCGTGTCAGGGAGGTCAGCTTCTCGCTGGGGTGTTCTGAAGACCTCAGGCCTCCCACACGCCCGGGGCGCTCCGGAGGGCTTCGGCGAGTGACTCCCGCGCCCGCCGGAGGGCCGCGTCCGCGCGCCGGGTGGCGGCGGACAGCAGCCACACCGGTGGGCCACCCGGGAGTTCCTGCTCCAGCACCAGGCGCGGGTCCCCCTCGGCGAGCAGCGCCGGGAGCACGCTCCGCCCCAGGCCCGCGACGCAGGCATCCCTGATGCCGAGCAGCGTGTCGCACTCCACGAGCGCCTCCGCGTCCTCGGGGACAGCCTTCCACCAGCGCATGGAGGATCGGGTGCGCAGGTTCCCTGATGGCAGGACCCAGGCCGTCGAGTCCTGCTGGGCTGCCCGCGCCCGGAACACTCCGAGCCGCAGCCTCCCCAGTTGCTGTCCCCGCAGCGCACCGCCCGGCGTGTGACTCGGCCGTAAGGCCAGATCCGTCACCCCGGGCTCCAGCACCAGCTCGCTCTCGGAGATGCGCACCTGGACCCGCTGAGTGAAGCCGCACGTGCGCAGCGCGCCGAACAGCAGTGACGCCAGCACTTCGTTCGTCGTGATGACGAGCCTTCCTGCGCGCGCCCGGCGCTGCTCCTCGATGAGTGCCCCCACGTCCAGGGCGTGGGGGTGCATGCGGCCCGCGCGCTCGGCAATGGCGAGGCCGAGCGGCGTCGGGCGCAACGTCGCCCCACGCAGGAAGAGCGGCACCCCGAGCGCGCGCTCGAGGGCGTCCACCCGCCGCGAGATGGTCGAGTGGCGCAGCGAGAGTTCGCGCGCCGCGCCCACGACGCTCCCTGTGCGCACCAGCGCCTCCACCGTCTGCAGGTCGTCCCAGGCGATGTGCATGAACGCACATGCTGTGCGCGTCCGCGGGCGTCGTCAACGCACGGGGCTGGGGCTATCTCTCGGGGCGTGGCAATGACGCCACTCCCGCAGGAGCAACACATGGTCCCTCGCCCTCACGACAACGAGAACGAGACGCCCTCTGACGTGCAGGCGCTGTGTGACCCCGAGACCGGGACGTGCGCGCTCCCCGGCGCGGCGCAGACGAGCGCCGCGCCGAGCGCCGAGGGGCCCGTGGGAGAAGTGCTCTATGTGGGGGACCCGATGTGCTCCTGGTGCTGGGGAGGCTCGCCCGGCCTCCGCGAACTGGAGGCGGCGGCAAACCGTAAGGGCATCCCCTTCCGTATCCGGGTGGGCGGGCTCCGTGCGGGAGGCGGGGACCCCTGGAACGAGCGGTTCAAAGGCTTCCTGCGCCACCACTGGGAGGAGATTGCCGCACGCACCGGGCAGCCGTTCTCCACCCGGTTCCTCGACCGGGCGGAGTTCAACTACGACACCGAGCCTGCGTGCCGCGCGTTCCTCGTCATGCGCGGGATGCTCGACGAGATGCCGGGACCGGAGACGCGTGCGTACGAGGTGTTTGCCTCCATCCAGCGGAAGTTCTACGCCGAGGGAGAGGACCCGACCGGGGCGTCCTTCTACGAGAGCATCTGCGCCGCGCACGGCCTCGACTTCAGGGGGTTCCTGAACCGGTTCGACCATGCGGACGCGAAGCGGGCGACGGCGAACGAGTTCCAGGAGGTCCGGGCTCTGGGCGTGAGCGGGTTCCCCACCGTGCTCTTCCGTGGCGGCGCCGGCCTCGAAGTGCTCGCGAGCGGCTTCGTGACCGGACCGCGCATGGTCGAGGCGCTCGCTCGGGCGACGAAGCGGGCAAGGGGCGAGGCGTGAAGCTCGATCGCCGTGCGCTGGTGCGCGGCGGCGCCCAGCTGTTGGGGCTCACCGCGCTCGGCTGTTCCCCTACTCCAAAGCCTGCGCCCGTGGCCGACATCCGCCTGCGCCCACGCGAGGCGCAGTTGATTTCGGCCCGGGACGGCATGGTCCACGCCGAGGGCAACGAAACGGATGAAGACACGCGGATGCTTCAGCTGTGGTTCACCCCCACGCCGCACGGCTGTGCACCCGCCTACTTCCGTCGCTCCGTACCTCACGCTGCACGAGGAGGCCGCCATCTGATGGCCGGGGACGAGACGATGCCCCTTCGGAGCGACGCGCGCGTGTGGTGGCTGGAACTGGCAGTGGGGCCAGGACACCGCACTCGAGGTGGCCCCGGGACGTGCCGGCTATCTGCTGTCCCTGGATGCCGCCCTGCAACTGGGGCAAGAGGAAGTCCCTCGGGACTCTCTGTGGCCGCTCCTCTCAAGCGCTACCCAACAGGGTGGATTCGCACTCCCTGTGGCGAGCCATGTGACAGCCATGTCTCACGGTGTTTCACTGAGTCATGTAAAATCCTGAAAACGGCCCAAATCCGCTAAACGCTTGATTTCATTCGGACGGGTGCGGCGCCGGTTGGAGGATTCTTGCTGCCCCCCGTCCACCAGCTCGTCGAGCGACGAGCGACCGAACTTTCCTCCCAGATCGCCGTTGCCTCCCGGGCCCGCTCCCTCACCCACGCCGCGCTGAATGCTCACGCGAACCGGGTGGCCCATGCGCTGATTGCCCGAGGCGCCGGACCGGATGTCCTCGTCGGCGTCTGCCTTCCGCGAAGCGTTGAGCTGGTCGCATCCGTCCTGGGTGTTCTCAAGTCCGGCGCGGCCTGGCTTCCCCTGGACCCGTCCGCCCCTCCCGAACGCCTGCGATACATGGCCGTTTCGGCGGGAGCACGATTCGTCATCGGCACGGGGCCGGCCGTGGAGCGGCTCGCGGCGGACGGCATCCAGATCCTCGCTCCGGAGGCACTGGAGCTCCAGTCGTTCCCGGACGCGAACCCGGGCGTCACCGTCCAGCCGGATCACCTCGCGTACGTGATCCACACCTCGGGCTCCACCGGACTGCCCAAGGGCGTGATGATCAGCCACCGGGCGCTGTCCGCGTTCACCGGGTACCACCTCGACACGTTTGGCCTGTCGCCCGCGGATCGCATTGGCGTGGTGGCCTCGCCCGGCTTCGACGCCTTGGTCATGACGCTCCTGCCGTCGCTGGCCGCGGGGGCTCGACTGGAGCTCCCGCCCGACGAGGAGACCCGACTGTCGCCCCAGAGGCTGCAGGACTGGCTCCTGGCTCGGGACATCACCTGCATCTTCCTTCCCACACCGCTGGCCGAACGCGTCCTCCCTCTGTCCTGGCCCGAGTCCTGCGCCTTGCGCCTGATCCTCACCGGCGGCGACCGGCTGCACCTGCACCCCAGGCCCGGGCTGCCGTTCCAGCTCGTGAATGGCTACGGCCCCGCCGAATGCACCATCTACAGCACGTCCGGGACCGTTCCCCCCGGTGACGCATCGGCCGGGGAACGGCTGCCCTCCATCGGCCGTCCCATCGGTGGCGTGGAGGTGCATGTCCTCGGTCCGGAGCAGCGGCCCGTCGCGGATGGCGAGACCGGTGAGTTGTTCATCGGCGGCCCAGGTTTGGCTCGCGGTTACGTGGGCTCGCCGGACCTGACCGCGGACCGCTTCATTCCGGATCCGTTCTCCCGGTTCGGCGGCGAACGGCTGTATCGCACGGGGGACCTGGGACGCCGCTTGCCGGATGGCTCGCTGGAGTTCCTTGGCCGTTCCGACCGGCAGGTGAAGGTCCGTGGCATCCGCATCGAGCCCGCGGAGATCACCGCCGCGCTGCTGACCCATCCGCACGTCGGGGCCGCGCACGTCATGGCGCGGACCGAGGGTCACTACGTCTTCTTCGTGGCGTGGTTCGCGCCGAAGGACGCTCGGGCTGTTCCCGGGACGGAGCAGCTCCGCGAGCACCTCCGCGCCTGGCTCCCCGAGGCCATGCTGCCCCGGACCTTCGTCGTCGTGGACGCCCTACCCCTCGGCCCCACCGGCAAGGTCGACGCCCAGGCGCTTCCCACGCCCGAAGCCCACGCCACCCGAAGCAGCGCCTATGTCGCGCCTCGCACGGAGCTGGAGCGTGGACTCGTCCAGGTGTGGCAGGAGGAGCTGCGCCTGGAGCGGATTGGCATCGAGGACGACTTCTTCGAACTGGGCGGTCACTCGCTGCTGGCCACTCGGATCACCGCGCGGGTCGCGGAGGTGCTGAGCCTCCCGTTGTCTCTGACGGAGCTCTTCGCGCACCGTCGCATCTCCCAGCTGGCGACCGTGCTGGAGCCGCGTCGTGCCGAGCCCTCGAAGGACGTGTTGCCGCCCGTGGTCCGCGTCGCCGACCCCGAACGGGCTCCCCTGTCCGTGCAACAGGAGCAGGTCTGGTTCCTCCAGAAGCTGTCTCCCGGCAGCATCTCCTACCAGGCGCAGACGACCCTCCGCGTGCTGGGTGGGCTGGACCTGGCGGTGCTCGAACGCGCGCTGACGGAGATCACCCGGCGACATGAACTGCTGCGAACGACCTACGAGGAAATCGACGGCCGGCCGTGGCAGCGCGTTCTTCCCGTGACGCCGGTGCAGGTCCCGTTGATCGACCTGTCCGGGCTGTCATCGGTCGAACGGGAACACCGACGGGAGGAGGCCCTCCGCCAGGAGCTGCGGCGGCCCCTGTCGCTCTTCGAACCGCCGCTCGTGCGCTGGACCGTGGTTCGTCTGGCTCCGGATGATCACGAGCTGGTCCTCGTGGAGCACCACGTCGTCCACGATGGCGTGTCCTTCTCCGTGCTGATGCGGGAGTTGGACGTGCTCTACAACGCGTATCTGCGCGGAGAGTCCTCGCCGCTCCCGGAGCTGCCGGTGCAGTACCGCGACTTCGCGGCGTGGCAGCGCGAGGCGCTCGATGGTCCGGCCATGAAGGCCCAGCTCGACTACTGGCGGACGCGGCTGGCCGGTGCGCCGGAGGTGCTGCCGCTGCGCACCGATCATCCGCGTCCCCGCGTGCAGACCTTCAATGGCGACCTGCTCCGGCTGGAGTTGCCACCCGCCCTGCCCGGCGCCCTTCGTGCCTTCTGTCAGCAGGAGGGCGTGACCCTCTTCAACGCCCTCTTCGCCGCCTTCGCCACGCTGCTGCATCGCTACACCGGCGAGCAGGACCTGTGCATCGGTTCGGCATTCGCGGCCCGGGCCGGTGTCCGGAACATCGAGAATGTCATCGGGATGTTCGTCAACGCCGTGGTACTCCGGTGTGACGTCTCCGGCGCGCCGTCGTTCCGCGAGCTGGTCCGTCAGGTGCGCGACCTCACCGTGGCGGCGGCCGAGCATCAGACGTATCCGTTCCTCAAACTGATCGAAGGCCTGGGCGTGAAGCGCGACCCCAGCCGCAATCCGCTCGTGCAGGCCATGTTCAGCTTTCACGATTCGGCTGTGCGGAGCCCTCGGCTGGGGGATGCCTCGTGCACCATCTTCGAGCGGGGCAATGGGTCGTCGAAGGTGGACCTGGACGTCGTCGCCATTCCGCACGCGGGCCGGCACCTGGGCGACCGCGCGCGCGGTGACGCGCGCATCTCGCTCATCTGGGAGTACAACCGGGACCTGTTCGACCGCTCGACCATGGAGCGGATGGCCGCGCACTTCCTCCGGTTGCTCGAGGCCGCGGTGGCCAGTCCCGGGATGCCGGTGTCGCGACTGCCGATGCTTTCGGACGCGGAGCGGCAGGTCGTCCTGGCGAACGGATCCACCAAGCTCGTCAGCGTGGATCCGCCCGTGCATCAGCAGGTCCTGGCGCAGGCCCTGCGGACCCCTGACGCCGTGGCCGTGCGCGACGAGACAGGCACCCTCACCTACTCGGAGCTGGTCCGGCGCGCGACGCTGATCGCCGAGCATCTTCACGCGCACGGCGTGGGCGTGGAGTCGGTTGTCGGCGTCTGCTCGCCTCGTGGTCCGGAGCTCGTGACGGCCGAGCTGGGCGTGATGCTGTCCGGAGCCGCCTTCCTGCCCCTGGATCCGGAGCACCCGGCCGAACGGATCGCCCTCATCCTGGGTGACGCTGGCGTGCGTCAGGTGATCACCACCGGGCTGCTCGTGGATCGACTCCCTGCCACGGTGAAGCGCGTGCGCATCGAGTCCTTCCATGGTCCCGGCACGCCCCAGGGAGGTCTGCCCACGGAGGTGCAGCCCGGGCAGCGGGCCTACGTCATGTACACCTCGGGTTCCACGGGCGCCCCCAAGGGCGTGGTGGTGGAGCACGGCGCACTGGCCCACCTCGTCGGGTGGCATCGGCGCGCATTCGGACTGGAGCCGAGCAGCCGCACCACGCTGCTCTACTCGCCCGCGTTTGATCCATCCGTCGCGGAGCTCTGGCCTGCCCTCACCGCGGGCGCGTCGTTGCATGTCCCCGGGCAGGACGTGCGCCTGTCCCCGGAGCGGCTCCAAGCCTGGCTCCTCTCCGAGCGCATCACCTTCACGGACCTGCCCACCGCGCTCGCGGAACGTCTGCTGGCCCTGCCATGGCCGGCGTCATGTGACCTGCGCACGGTCCTCGCGGGCGGTGACCGACTCCACACGCGTCCCGTCCCCGGACTGCCGTGGCGGCTGTTCAATCAGTACGGCCCCACCGAGACCACCGTCACGGCCACCTCCGGCGAAGTGCTGCCCTCAGGGCCCGTCGAGACACTGCCAGCCATCGGTCAGCCCATCGACGGGACCACGGCCTATGTCCTGGACGCGGAGCTGCAACCTGTCCCCACGGGCGTCGCTGGAGAGCTGTACGTGGGCGGTGCCGGCGTGGCGCGCGGCTATCTGAATCGCCCGGACCTCACCGCGGCGAGCTTCGTCCCCGACCCGTACTCGGCACATTCAGGCGCTCGCATGTACCGCACGGGCGACCGGGTCCTGGCCCGTCCGGACGGGATGCTCGAGTTCATGGGCCGCATGGACGCGCAGCTCAAGATCCGAGGCTTCCGCGTGGAGCCCGCGGAGGTCGCGGTCCGCCTGCGCACGCATCCGGGACTCGCGGAGGCGCATGTTCGCGCGTGGAGCCCTCCCGGTGGAGCGCCCCAGCTGGTCGGCTATCTGGTGCCGCTCGCGGGTCAGCCCCTGCCCACACCGGCGCGGCTTCGTGAGCACCTGGCGCGCGAGCTGCCGGCGTACATGATCCCCTCCGCGTACGTGGAGCTGAAGGCGCTGCCACTCACCCACGGTGGCAAGGTGGATGAACGGGCGCTGCCCGAACCCACGCCTGGAACCCAGGCGCCTCGGGTCCCGCTCGCGAACGAGCACGAGCGGCGGATCGCCACCATCTGGTGCGAGACGCTGCGCCTGGAGAACGTGGGCGCGGAGGACAACTTCTTCGACCTTGGGGGCCACTCGCTGCTGCTGGCCCAGGTGCAGCACCTTTTGAAGCACCGCATAGGCCATGACGTGCCCATGGTGACGCTGTTCGAGTTCCCCACGGTTCGTGCGCTCGCCGGACACCTCCAGGGCCGCGACGATGGCGGCGAGGCCGCGGCCTCGCAGGCACAGCGCCAAGAGCAACGGCGCAGTGGCCGTGCGCGCCTGCTGGGGCGGCAGGGCCGGCTGTCGTCGGACCGCTCGCGGGAGGAAGTGGAATGAGCGCGTCGCTCGACGTGATGGAGGAGGAGGACCGTTCGGCGCACCTCGCGGTGGTGGGACTGGCGTGCCGGCTTCCGGGTGCGGCCAACGCGGCGGAGTTCTGGTCCAACCTGGCCGGCGGTGTCGAATCCATCACCTTCTTCGGTCCGGACGGCCAGCCCTGCGCCGAACCTCCCACCGAGCGCGCCATGGGCGAGGAGGTGCCCGCGTTCGGTCTGGTCACGGATGCGGACCGGTTCGACGCGCAGGCCTTCGGAATGTCGCCGCAGGAAGCGCTGATGCTGGATCCGCAGCACCGGGTGTTCCTGGAGTGCGCGCGGGAGGCGCTGGAGGACGCCGGGTATGATCCGGCTCGGTACCGGGGCGCCATTGGCATCTACGCGGGTGGCAGTGAGACGGACTACCTGTCCGCGCTGCGGGCCCGGAGGGACCTGCTCGCGGGTGCCAGTGACTGGCAGCTCCGACTGGCCACGGGCGTGGACTTCCTCACCAGCCGCGTGGCCTACAAGTTGGGGCTTCGCGGGCCGGCCGTCACGGTGCAGACCGCGTGCTCCACGTCACTGGTCGCGATCCATCTGGCCGCGCAGGCGTTGCTCGCGGGGGACTGCGACATCGCGCTGGCGGGGGGCGCGTCGGTGCATGTGCCGCCCCGGTTCGGTCACTACAGCGAGGGCGGGCCGCTGTCACCGGACGGCCGCTGCCGCGCGTTCGATGCTCGGGCTCAGGGCACGGTCGGCAGCAACGGCGCGGGGATCGTGGTGCTCAAGCGGCTCGCGGATGCGCTGGAGGATGGAGACACCCTCCGCGCCGTCCTCCGAGGCACCGCCGTCAACAACGACGCCGCCGGGAAGATCGGCTTCACCGCGCCGAGCGTGGAGGGCCAGTCCCGCGTCATCGAGACCGCCCTGCATGCCGCGGGCGTGGACCCCGCGAGCATCAGCTACCTGGAAGCACATGGCACCGGCACCCGGCTGGGCGATCCCATCGAGGTCGCCGCGCTGACGAAGGCCTTCGGTGCGCGGGAGCCCCGGTCCTGCTGGCTGGGTTCGGTGAAGACGAACATCGGCCACACGGACGCGGCGGCGGGCGTGGCGGGCTTCATCAAGACGGTGCTCGCGCTGGAGCACCGGAAGCTGCCGCCGAGTCTGAACTTCGAACGGCCCAACCCGGAGATCGACTTCGAGCACGGCCCCTTTCGCGTGAACACGGAGCTGCGGGACTGGGACACCCACGGTCATCCGCGTAGGGCCGGCGTCAGCTCGCTGGGCATTGGCGGCACCAACGCGCACGCCGTGTTGGAAGAGGCGCTCACCCTGCCCGCCTCCGAGCGTTCGCGCTCACCGCGGTTGATGGTGCTGTCGGCCCACGGTCCCGCCTCGCTGGCCCGCGCGGTGGAGCGGCTCGAAGGGCACCTGCGCGCGCATCCAGAGGCGGAGCTGGGTGACGTGGCCTGGACGCTCCAGATGGGGCGTGCCGCGCACAAGCACCGAGCGTTCGCGGTGGGCGAGGACACCCCGGACGTCCTTCGCGCCCTGTCGGAACAAGAGGGCTTCGCGCAACAGGAGGCCGGCGAGCGACAGGTGGTGTTCATGTTCCCCGGCCACGGTGGGCAGCACGTGGGCATGGGCCGGGAGCTGTACGGTTCGCAGCCGGCGTTCCGTGAGGCCGTGGACGCGTGCCGTGCGCACCTGACGCCGCTCCTCGGGTTCGACCTGGGGACGGTGCTCCATCCGGATCCCACGAATGCCGCCGCGCTGGAGCAGGCCTCCGCCCGGATGGGCGAGTTCGTCACCGGTCAGCTCTCCGTGTTCGTCATCGAGTACGCGGTGGCGCGGCTGTGGAAGCGCTGGGGCGTGCAGCCCTCCGCGGTCGTGGGCCACAGCCTGGGGGCCTATGCCGCGGCCACGGTGGCCGGGGTGTTCCGTCTGGAGGACGCGCTGCGGTTGGTCCTGGAGCGCTCGCGCATCCTCGCGAGTCTGCCCGCGGGCGCCATGCTGGCCGTGCCGTTGCCCGAGTCGGAGCTGGCGCCCCTGCTTCATGGCGGACTCGCGCTGGCGGCAGTGAACGGGCCGGCGCAGTGCGCGGTGTCGGGCCCGGTGGCGGAGATCGAAGCGCTCCAGGCGCGACTGATGGAGCGCGGTGTGGAGTCGAAGCTGCTGCGCATTCCGGGCGCGGGACATTCGCCACTCGTCGAACCGTCACTGGCCGCGTTCACCGCCTGCGTCCAGCGCGTCGAGCGGCGTCCTCCACAGCTCCCGTGGATCTCCGATCGCACGGGTGTGGCGGTCACGGCGGAAGAGGCCGTGGACCCGGAGTACTGGGCCGCGCACCTGCGTCACACCGTGCGTTTTGGCGACGCGCTGAACACGTTGTTCGCCGGTTCGCCCGCCGTGTTCCTGGAGGTCGGGCCCGGACGAACCCTGGCGACGCTCGCGCGCCAGAACCCCGCGGCAGGACCACACCTCACGGTCGCC comes from the Corallococcus exiguus genome and includes:
- a CDS encoding type I polyketide synthase, which gives rise to MSASLDVMEEEDRSAHLAVVGLACRLPGAANAAEFWSNLAGGVESITFFGPDGQPCAEPPTERAMGEEVPAFGLVTDADRFDAQAFGMSPQEALMLDPQHRVFLECAREALEDAGYDPARYRGAIGIYAGGSETDYLSALRARRDLLAGASDWQLRLATGVDFLTSRVAYKLGLRGPAVTVQTACSTSLVAIHLAAQALLAGDCDIALAGGASVHVPPRFGHYSEGGPLSPDGRCRAFDARAQGTVGSNGAGIVVLKRLADALEDGDTLRAVLRGTAVNNDAAGKIGFTAPSVEGQSRVIETALHAAGVDPASISYLEAHGTGTRLGDPIEVAALTKAFGAREPRSCWLGSVKTNIGHTDAAAGVAGFIKTVLALEHRKLPPSLNFERPNPEIDFEHGPFRVNTELRDWDTHGHPRRAGVSSLGIGGTNAHAVLEEALTLPASERSRSPRLMVLSAHGPASLARAVERLEGHLRAHPEAELGDVAWTLQMGRAAHKHRAFAVGEDTPDVLRALSEQEGFAQQEAGERQVVFMFPGHGGQHVGMGRELYGSQPAFREAVDACRAHLTPLLGFDLGTVLHPDPTNAAALEQASARMGEFVTGQLSVFVIEYAVARLWKRWGVQPSAVVGHSLGAYAAATVAGVFRLEDALRLVLERSRILASLPAGAMLAVPLPESELAPLLHGGLALAAVNGPAQCAVSGPVAEIEALQARLMERGVESKLLRIPGAGHSPLVEPSLAAFTACVQRVERRPPQLPWISDRTGVAVTAEEAVDPEYWAAHLRHTVRFGDALNTLFAGSPAVFLEVGPGRTLATLARQNPAAGPHLTVATLPHPADNTSDAVSALTAAGRLWSAGVAISWQGLHGGVTRRRVPLPTYPFERQRYLVEAPATAATVALPATLVSPPPEPELMEVPELPEDEVVRRVAAAFAEVLGLARVGLHDNFFALGGDSLMAAQVIARLRPHVATPLKVKALFRAPTVARLTRFIAESSPA